From Apis mellifera strain DH4 linkage group LG5, Amel_HAv3.1, whole genome shotgun sequence, the proteins below share one genomic window:
- the LOC725364 gene encoding flightin — MWADEEPAPWDIEETPEEQPEEAPAEGAAAAEAAAPGEKPKIKLEKIEPPHYNHHWIRPLFLNYAYLYEYRKNYYDDVINYLNQRQKGLFREPPRAQEWAERAMRTYDEKNVDKSVKRSADLKYIINMRHEPRYYSYHTRAYYSLKYQKIL; from the exons ATGTGGGCAGATGAAGAACCAGCGCCATGGGATATCGAAGAAACTCCAGAGGAGCAGCCCGAAGAAGCGCCTGCAGAGGGAGCTGCGGCAGCTGAAGCTGCTGCACCCGGAGAGAAGCCAAAGATcaaattagagaaaattgaACCGCCGCATTACAATCATCACTGGATTCGTCCCCTCTTCCTTAATTACGCGTATCTTTATGAATACAG aaaaaattattacgatgaCGTGATTAATTATCTGAACCAAAGGCAGAAAGGTTTATTCCGAGAACCTCCTAGAGCGCAGGAATGGGCTGAACGGGCAATGAGGACTTACGACGAGAAGAACGTCGATAAGAGTGTGAAACGATCCGCGgatctgaaatatataattaacatgaGACACGAACCCAGATATTACAGTTACCATACTCGAGCGTATTATAGTTTGAAGTAtcagaaaattttgtaa
- the LOC725148 gene encoding uncharacterized protein LOC725148, with the protein MSRPILSRPRTRVYGCNYDKGESYYKPMVDHLDRKYSSRPLFSEPRSSLADEIAARRGDIGTRDLSAPRNSPLGRDLDLELDPSIRCPQLPTPPSSATADNLFPEDEDVVYDSRGQRSRRRFADNFANDVAATTQHLKAKLAAIGLEDEVVDAVLGRSARQRVRQEQQEAGHEARRDIKSMIGGEQAETNTFKRRSKLFENEGEEGRPTVLAKWSKLMDESEDSIAGSAAATRARQTKARLNDIESEMEELAERRAKRERRAAALRALINENIADTENLQEQSVVSKKVSIRERAEKHVAF; encoded by the exons ATGTCAAGACCAATTCTCAGCAGACCGCGCACACGCGTGTATGGATGCAACTATGACAAAGGGGAATCGTATTATAAGCCAATGGTCGATCACTTGGATCGAAAGTATAGCTCACGACCACTTTTCTCTGAGCCAAGAAGTTCGTTGGCTGACGAGATTGCGGCCCGACGAGGCGACATCG GCACGCGTGACCTCTCCGCCCCTCGCAACAGTCCCCTTGGGCGTGACCTTGACCTTGAATTAGATCCTTCCATCCGCTGCCCGCAATTACCCACGCCACCCTCCTCGGCCACTGCCGACAACTTGTTCCCCGAAGACGAGGATGTTGTCTACGACAGCCGTGGGCAGCGTAGTCGGCGCCGGTTCGCCGACAATTTCGCCAACGACGTCGCGGCGACCACGCAACATTTGAAAGCGAAACTGGCCGCGATCGGGTTGGAGGACGAGGTTGTCGACGCCGTGTTGGGGAGATCGGCGCGGCAACGCGTACGCCAAGAGCAGCAGGAGGCCGGCCACGAGGCGAGGAGGGATATCAAGTCGATGATCGGAGGCGAACAGGCGGAGACGAACACGTTCAAAAGACGTTCCAAGCTGTTCGAGaacgagggggaggagggtagGCCAACGGTGCTCGCCAAATGGTCGAAACTGATGGACGAGAGCGAGGACTCGATCGCGGGAAGCGCAGCTGCGACGAGAGCGAGACAGACGAAAGCCCGTTTGAACGATATCGAGTCGGAGATGGAAGAGCTTGCCGAGAGGCGGGCGAAGAGGGAGCGTAGAGCGGCAGCTCTCAGAGCGTTGATCAATGAAAATATCGCGGATACGGAAAATCTTCAGGAGCAATCTGTCGTTAGCAAAAAGGTTTCGATACGTGAACGCGCCGAGAAACACGTCGCCTTTTAA
- the LOC107964006 gene encoding uncharacterized protein LOC107964006, with the protein MAELRRKRRDIQDRIFDVIDLNAEIEKARNTLEQADIIFQRHATKFDNTENYDDMRLKKFPNLEALSEKPAPKTIKFVKMPNVNIEPCVPIKPRQEKINNNLSIEPSEIADPLNTVTLLPLKRKFSNKKKSVSF; encoded by the exons ATGGCCGAATTGAGGCGCAAACGAAGGGACATACAG GATCGTATATTCGATGTGATCGATTTGAATGCAGAAATCGAGAAAGCGAGAAATACTCTTGAACAGGCGGATATCATTTTCCAGCGGCACGCAACGAAATTTGATAATACAGAGAACTATGATGAcatgagattaaaaaaattccccaATTTGGAGGCTTTATCAGAGAAACCAGCGCCGAAAACcataaaatttgtgaaaatgcCTAATGTGAATATAGAACCGTGTGTGCCTATAAAACCAAGACAagagaagattaataataatttgtcaatAGAACCAAGTGAGATCGCGGATCCTTTAAATACCGTTACATTGTTgccattgaaaagaaaattttcgaataaaaagaaaagcgtctcgttttaa